The DNA region ACGTCAACTACGGTGAGGGCGGTGCGCCCAATGGTCCGAACGTCGCGTTCAATGTGCCGGCTGACGGCCTCAACGTGCAGTTCCGCTACGACTCCACGACCCACGTGCCGAGTGTCGTGGTGAGCGAACCGGCCAGCTCGACCGATCTGAGCAAGGCGAAGGCGTACTGGGTGCAGCCCGGGCTGCTCGCCTGGCCGGCCGACGCGATCCCCGCCGCCGACCAGCCGGGGATGATGCGCTGGCAGCTGCAGGCATCATCGAACGCCGGCATCACCGCCGACAACGAGCACATCCACGCCGACCGGAGCTACGATCTGCGGTTCGACCCCAAGGGGCTGCCGTCGTCGGTGACCACGCAGTTCCCCTACCTGAAGGGCTATCTGGCCCTGCGCTTCGACGGCTCCGACCGGCGGGTCAAGGAACTGCTCAAAGGTCAGGTCGTGATCGGCCAGTACAGCGACGCGTACCGGCTGCGCGACGGCACCGGTGTGCAGACCGCCCTCGTGCTGGACGCGCTCTACGGCAAGCAGGCCAAGAAGCAGCCGTACGGGATCGACTGGCACGGCGATCGAGGCAGCTTCCGGGTCTGGGCGCCGACTGCCCAGCGAGTCTCGTTGCTGCTCTGGCCGGCTGACTCGTCCGCCGATGCTCCGGTCTCAGCGGCCACCCGGGTCGCCATGCGGGAGCAGTCCGACGGATCGTGGACCGCCCGGCCGCCCAAGCAAGTGCGCGGGGCCCGCTATCTGTACGAGATCAGGGCCTATCAGCCGCAAACGCAGAAGATCGAGACCGGTCGGGTCACCGACCCGTATTCGGTGGCGCTGACCCTGGACTCCACCCGCTCGGTGGCGATCGACCTCGACGACCGGCGCTACCAGCCGACCGCCTGGCGCAACTCGGTCAGCCCGGCGCTGCCCCGTGGGGTCGATTCCACCATCTACGAGTTGCACGTCCGCGACTTCTCGGTCAACGACAAGACCGTGCCGGCCGATCACCGGGGCAGCTATCTGGCCTTCGCCGACACCACGAGCGACGGCTGGCGCCACCTGCAGGCGCTCGCCCAGGCCGGGATGAACACCGTCCACCTGCTGCCGACCTTCGACATCGCCTCCATCCCGGAGGACCCGGCCGATCAGAAGACACCGGACTGCGACCTGCGCTCCTATGCCCCGGACGCCACCGATCAGCAGGCCTGTGTGACGGCGGTGGCCGACAAGGATGCGTTCAACTGGGGCTACGACCCGTGGCATTGGATGGCCCCGGAGGGTTCGTACGCCTCCTCGGCGGCCAAGGCCGACGGCGGTGCCCGGGTGGCGGAGTTCCGCACGATGGTCGCCGGGCTGCACGCGGCCGGTCTGCGGGTGGTGCTCGATCAGGTCTACAACCACACGCCGAGCTCGGGCATCGCCAAGACCTCGGTGCTCGACCAGGTGGTGCCCGGCTACTACCAGCGGCTCGACGCCAGCGGTGCGGTGACCACCTCGACCTGCTGCCAGAACGTCGCCACCGAACACACCATGGGCGAGAAGATCATGGTCGACTCGACGGTGCTGTGGGCGAAGCACTACAAGGTCGACGGCTTCCGCTACGACCTGATGGGTCATCACAGCAAGGCGAACCTGCTCGCGGTCCGGTCGGCGCTGGACAAGCTCACGCTGCGCTCCGACGGCGTCGACGGGAAGTCGATCTACGTCTACGGCGAGGGCTGGAACTTCGGCGAGGTCGCCGACAACGCGCGCTTCGTCCAGGCCACCCAGGGCCAGCTCGGCGGCACCGGCATCGGCACGTTCTCCGACCGGCTGCGCGATGCGGTCCGGGGTGGCGGACCGTTCGACGACGACCCGCGCAAGCAGGGCCTGGGCACCGGTCTCGGTACCGACCCGAACGGAACCGACCCCGACGACGCGGCCACCGTCGCCAAGCGGCTGGCCAACTCCACCGACCTGGTTCAGCTCGGGTTGGCCGGCAACCTGCGCGCGTACGAGTTCACCGGCTATGACGGGAAGCGGGTCCGTGGTGACCAGGTGGACTACAACGGCAGTCCGGCCGGCTACGCCGATCAGCCGGACGAGGTCGTCACTTATGTCGACGCGCACGACAACGAGGCGCTGTTCGACGAGCTCGCCTACAAGCTGCCCACGGACACGACCATGGAGCAACGGGTCCGGGCCAATACCGTGGCGCTGTCGTTCACCGCGTTGGCGCAGACGCCCGCGTTCTGGCACGCCGGAACCGACCTGCTGCGCAGCAAGAGCCTGGACCGGAACTCCTACAACTCCGGGGACTGGTTCAACACCCTCGATTGGACCGGCGCGGACAACGGCTTCGGTCACGGCCTGCCGCCCAAGGCCGACAACGAGGCGAAGTGGAAGTATCAGGAGCCGCTGCTGGCCGATCCGGCGCTGAAGCCCTCGGCCGCCGAGGTCGCGACCGCGACAGCCCAGGCTCAGGATCTGCTGCGGCTACGGTTCTCCACGCCGCTGTTCCGGCTCGGGTCTGCCACCGCGATCAAGCAGAAGGTGACGTTCCCGGTCTCGGGGACCGGCGCCGCCCACGACGGTGTGATCGTGATGCGGATCGACGACACAGTGGGTCACAAGACTGATCGCCGGCTGCAGGGAGTTGTGGTCGTGTTCAACACCTCGCCAACCGAGATCGCCCAGCAGGTGCCGGGCCTGACCGGCAATTGGACGCTGTCCCCGGTCCAGGCAGGCGGGTCTGACCCGGTGGTGAAGACCTCGACCTGGGACGCCTCGACGCGGACCTTCACCGTCCCGGGCCGCACCGTGGCTGTCTTCGCACTGCCTCGCTGACGCCCGCGATTTTGTTCCACGGTCCACGCCACACGGGGACCGTGGAACAGAACTCGGTTGGGCTCGGACAGTCGTTACGTGACCGACCAATCCCTGTCACAAGGAAACCCTTGCCAAATTCTCAGGAAGCTGCCAGTCTTGCCACATGGGATACCTGTCTGACAGCCGTACAGGTATGCGTCCCGTGTTTCCCCGGCAATCAGCTGTCGGTTACGTGCTGGACGATCTTCGGGACGCGATCGAGGCAGGCATCATCCGGGTCGGCGATCGGCTGCCGTCGGAGTCGTCGCTCGCAGCCCAGTACTCGGTGAGTCGCTCGGTGATCCGAGAGGTGCTGAGGGCGAGCGCGGCCCTCGGTCTTACCGTCACCCGTACCGGCCGAGGCACGTTCGTGGTGGGCCGACGCCCCCACGAGCTGGTTTTCGGCAACTACTCAGCCGGTGATCTGCTCGAAGTCCGGCCGCACATCGAAGTGCCCGCAGCCGGTCTCGCGGCACTCCGTCGTACCGAGGAGGACCTTGCACACATCCAGGACCTGATCGAGCGGATGGACGCCGAGACAGACCTCAAGGTCTGGAACGGGCTCGACGTCACCTTCCACCTCGCGATCGCCGAGGCATCCAAGAATCCCGTGTTCGCCGAGGTGATCCGATCGATCAGATCGGCGATGTCCATCCAGTCGGCGATGGTGAACGAGCAGTCGCACGGTCGTCGCGCCGAAGGCGATGCCGAACACCGCAGCATCGCCGCAGCCATCGCCCGCGGATCCGCAGGTGAGGCTGAGGACGCCATGCGCTATCACCTGGATCAGGTGGTCGAGATCGTCACCCGGTCACTGACCGTCTCATCCCCGTCGTCCGATCGAATATCGTCCGGCTGATCAACGTCGCTCGACCGACCGTCGCCCTACCGAGTCGAGTTCCCTCAGCCAGCACGATCTGGCCAAACTCCCGGAACTGCAGTTCTCGGTGCGCGCAGATCCATTTTCCTTCCCTCCACCCGGTCTTTTCCCCCTCCTCACCCGGTCTCTTTCCCCCTTCTCCCCCCGAAACCGAAGGAACCTCATGACACAAGTCGACACCAGACCAAGTGATGACCCCAGTGCTCATCTGAACGCTGAGCAGGTCGGATACAAGCAGACCCTCGGACGTCGCCATGTGCAGATGATCGCCATCGGTGGCGCCATCGGCACCGGACTGTTCCTCGGCTCTGCCTCGCGGCTGCACAACGTCGGCCCCGCGCTGTTGCTCAGCTACGCCTTCGTCGGCGTGATCGCCTACTTCTTGATGCGGGCGCTCGGCGAGCTCGTCCTGCACCGTCCGACCTCGGGCGCCTTCGTCTCCTACATGCGGGAGTTCTTCGGCGAGCGGGCTGCCTTCGTCACCGGCTGGCTCTACTGGCTGAACTGGGCGCTGACCGGCATCGCGGAGCTGTCCGCGGTCGGTCTTTACATGCAGTACTGGTTCCCGACGCTGCCGACCTGGGTCACGGTGCTGGTCGCCTTGGCCGTGGTGCTCAGCATCAACCTGCTGTCGGCTCGCGCGTTCGGTGAGTTCGAGTTCTGGGCGGCGATCGGCAAGGTCGGCGCGATCGTGGTCTTCCTCGCGGTCGGCACCATCGTCGTCGTCTTCGGCATGAACGTCGGCGACCACAAGGCAGGGATCTCCAACCTGTGGAGCAACCCGGGTGGCTTCTGGCCGACCATGGATCCCTACAACTGGTACGGGCCGCTGCTGGTCATGTCCGGCGTCGTCTTCGCCTACGCCGCGATCGAGATGGTCGGCGTCGCCGCCGGCGAGATGGAGGACTCCGAGCGGGAGGTGCCCAAGGCGGTCAACGCGGTCATCTTCCGGATCGCGGTGTTCTACTGCGGCTCGATCCTCCTGCTGGTCTGCATGCTGCCGACCCAGGAGTACACCGCCGGCACCAGCCCATTCGTCACGGTCTTCGACCGGATGGGCCTCAACTGGATGGCTGCGCTGATCCAGGCGATCTTGATCATCGCGGCGATGTCCAGCTTGAACTCCGGTCTCTACTCGACCGGGCGGGTGCTGCGAAGCCTCGGCATGTCCAAGCAGGCGCCCGCCTTCACCTTGAAGATGAGCAGCCAAGGCGTGCCGTGGGCCGGCATCGTGATGACGTCGGTGGCCTTCATCCTCGGTGCCGTGCTCAACGCGGTGGCACCCGACGCCTTCGAGATCGCTCTGGAAGCCTCCGCCATCTGCATCGTGTTCACCTGGTCGACGATCTTCTTGTGCCAACTGCGGCTGCGCAGTCTGGTGAACAAGGGCGTCATCCCGCCGAGCAAGTTCCCCGCTCCCGGCTATCCGTGGACGAGCTACATCGGCCTGGCATTCCTGGTGTTCGTGCTGGTCGGCATGCTGATCTCCGGCTGGCAGTCGTCGCCGTACTTCTGGCACAAGACGAACTTCCTGGTGGTGGTCTTCGGCATCCCGATCATCATCGCGCTGCTGGCCATCGGCTGGAAGGTCGCCAAGCCCGGCGTCATGGCCCACACCAACGGCCGGATCGCGCCGGTCTGGTCCGACAGCGGCCCGACGTACGGCGCGGGAGCCACACCAGACGTCCTGGACAGCAACGAGAACGATGACCAGCCCAACCCGGAGGCGAAGTGATGAAGTCCACGATCGGCAAGGTGCTGGCCGCCGCGGTCGCGGTCGTCTGCACAGCAACGCTGGCCGCGTGCGGTTCCAGCGAGGGGCCCAACCCCAATCCGTCTCTGGTGCCGGGCGCGAGTCCGGGTGGCAGTCTGCGGATCGGCATCTCCTTCGACCAGCCTGGGCTGGGCATGCAGGATGGCGACAAATACACCGGCTTCGACGTGATCACTGCGACGTACATCGCGAAGTCGCTCGGGGTTACGGAGGAGAACATCAACTGGGTCGAGGCGAATCCGGCCAATCGGGAGAATCTGCTCGCCAGCGGTGCGGTCGACCTGGTGCTGTCCACCTACTCGATCACCGATGAGCGCAAGCAGGTGGTCGACTTCGCGGGGCCGTATTTTGTCGCCCATCAAGACCTGCTGGTCCGGCGCAACGAGGAGGAGATCACCGGGCCGAAGACCCTCGACGGCCGGCTGCTCTGCTCGGTGACCGGCACCACGTCGGCGGCTCTGGTCAAGGAGCAGTACAAGGGCAAGATCGAACTGCGGGAGTACGCGCGATTCTCCGAGTGTGTCGATGCCCTCAATCGCAGCGAGGTCGACGCAGTCACCACAGATGACGTGATCCTGGCCGGGTTCGCCGCAGAGCCGCAGTACAAGGGCAAGCTCCGGGTCGTGGGCAAGGGCTTCTCGGACGAGAATTACGGCGTCGGAATCAAGAAGGGCAACACAGAGCTGGTCGAGCAGGTCAACACTGCGCTCAAGGAGTACATCGCCGATGGCTCCTGGAAGGCGGCGCTCGACCAGACCGTGCGGCCCTCGGGCTACAAGATCCCGGCCCCGCCGACCCCGGGGAGCTGAGCAACCGGCTGAATCCGGCAGGATCCATTCTGTGGATACGACTGCGACTGAACTGGCGGACTTCCTGCTCGCCTATCAGCCCTTTGCCTCCCTCGACCCGGATGCCGTCGCCAGTATGGCGGCGGCAGCCCGGGTCGAGCGGTTTCAGGCCGGTGAGCTGATCCTCGACGCCTTCCGGGATCCGAACAGCGAGATGTTCGTCGTCGTCGATGGTCAGGTCGACCTGTGGAACGAGCGGGACCGCATCCTGGAGCTGCCCAACGAGCGGCTCCGGGCCGGTGCGGTCTTCGGGTTCTCCTCCATGCTCACCGAGCGCTCAGTCGGCCCACGGGCCGTCGCGGCGGGCCCGACCACCGTGGCAGCCATTCCAGCTGCAGTCGTCGGGCCGGCGCTCACCTCTCCCGAGGGCGCCAAGTTCCTTGCCGAGCACGTCTCCTCGGCGATCGCGCGAGGCACCCAGCACCCGACGTACAGTCTGATCGACGACCTGATCAGCCATCAGCCGCTGGTCGTGGAGGCGTCGAGTTCGGCGTACGAGGTCGCCCGGCAGATGACCGAGGCCGGCCGGGGGTACGCGGTCGTGGGCCGCGGGGAAGGAACGTACGCCGTCGTCAGCGACGCGGCGCTGCGCCGTGAGCTGATCGTCGCTGGGCGCGCTGCGACGACGCCGGTCGGCGATCTCCTGGATGAGCCAGCCCCGGCGGTGCACCTCGGCGACTCCGCGACGGAGGCGTTGATCCTGCTGCTGGAGTCCGAGCAGGACTTCCTGGTGGTCACCGACGCCGCCGGCCGGTTGTGTGGTGTGGTGGCGCCGCGGGACTTTGCGGTTTCGCCGACCACGGCCGGCGTCTCTTTGCACGAGCAGTTGCGTCGGGCTCCCGACATCGAGGAACTGGTTGCCCGAGGGCGTCGGGTGCTGAGCACCCTCGACCATCTGCTGGCCGGTGGACTGACCCCGGACCGGGTGATCAGCATCTATTCGACGATGATCGATGCCCTCATCCGCCGGGCGATCACGCTGGTATTCGAGGAGCATCCTGGGCTGTCTCTCGACGCATTCGCCTGGCTTTCGCTGGGCAGCAACGGGCGGCGCGAAGCGGTGCCGAGCTCGGACGCCGATACCGCAGTCGCCTTCGCCGACGATCTGCCCGAGCCCGAGCACGACCGTTATCGTCGCGCCTTCGGCGAGGTCCATGCCGTGCTGAGCAAGGCCGGCCTGAGCGGGGATCATCACGGTGCCACCGCGGCTCATGCGCCGTTCTCGCGCACCAGCAAGGCCTGGCGTGCGGCGGCCCTGGACTGGATGTCGGATCCCGGCAAGAACAAGGGCGCCGTGATGGCCTCGCTGCTGGTGGATGGCCGGGCGATCTTCGGGGACCCGGCGCTGCTCGGGGTGGCTCAGGTGTTCACGGACCTGCGGCGCCACCCCGGCACGATGCGGCTGCTGCTGCAGGAGTCGCTGGCGCGTCGGGCCAAGCGCAACACGATGCTCGATACGCTCCGCGGCCGCGATGACTCGTTCGACATCAAGCGGCGAGCGATCCTGCCGGTCGTCAACCTGGCCAGGTGGTCGGCGTCGAGTGTCGGCTCGTCGGCGCTCTCCACGGTCACCCGGCTGGAGGATGCCGCTGGCTCGGCCATGCTGCCGGCCACCCGGGCTGCGAACCTGGTCGAGGCGTTCCAGGTGTTGCAGCGGCTGCGGCTGCGCTACCAGTTGAATCAGCTACGACATGGGATCCGGCCGACCGACCTGATGGTCCTCGATGATCTGTCGCCGATCGACCGCAGCCTCGTCCAACAGTCCGTCCGGGAGGTCGCCGCCGCGCAGCGCCGGATGGACAACGTCTCGCAGTACGTCCCGATCGAGTCCTGGACCGCTCCCGAAGATGGGTGAACTGGTACATACTGGTCTGCGGTGGTCTTATGTGACCAACGGCGTGACTCGGTGAGCGACTTCGGATCAGGAGTCCGGGTGAGGAGACAGCGTGCAGCGAGAGCTTGGCGGCGGTTCGTACGGCGGCTATCGGGTGGAGCGGCCGCTCGGCTCGGCCACCACCAAACGTGCGCAGGTGCGGGCGATCCTGGAGCAGCTGATCGAGGCCGAGCTCAGCCCCGGTGACGCCATCCCGTCGGAGCGGGTGCTGGTGGTCCGGCTCGGCGTCAGTCGGGTGACCGTACGCCAGGCGATCGCCGATCTCGTCGAGGCCGGTGTCCTGGAGCGGGTGCACGGCAAAGGCACCTACGTCACCGGCCCGCAGATCGACTCTCGGCTGCACCTCACCTCGTTCTCCCGCGAGATGCGCGACCGCGGGCTGCTGCCGGCCACCGTCGTGCTGTCGGCGAGCGAGGAGGCCGCCGCCGACGACGTGTCGTACGCGCTGCGGATCCGGCCCGGGAGACCAGTGGTCCGGGTCGAGCGGCTGCGCACGGCCGACGGCACGCCGATGGCGTACGAGGTCGGCTACTACCCCTCGATCCTGTTCCCGGGGCTGTTGCAGCGAGAGCTGGGTTCGCTCTACGACGTGTTCGCCAGCGAGTACGGGGTGGTCGTCACCAGCGGGGAGCAGACCGTGCGGGCTGAATCTGCGGACGCCCAGCAGGCTCGGGTCCTCGGCACCACCAAGCGAGCGCCGCTGCTGGTGCAGGAACGGGTCACCTATGCCGGGGACCGCGCCATCGAGCTGTCCACGTCCTGGTATCGCGCGGATCGCTACCGGATCCACATGGCCATCACCCCCCGTGGCGCCCGGGAGAACTGAGCGGCCTCCCGCGGGTCGGCTTCCCGCGACCGGACCGCGCCGAAAGGAACAAATTCACCAGGTCGAATCGGTTTAGCACCTCTTCCCCGAAGCGGCTGTCCACTGCTAGCGTGCGACGTGCTAAACGGATTCAGCACAGTTGGGTGCTGTCCCGCTTCAAGGAGGAACGAACCTATGGCTGACCACGCCTACAACCAGATCCGGCGACTCTCACGACGCCGCTTCCTCACGACCAGCGCGTTGGCCGGAGCCGGCGTGGCCGGCGGGGGCGCGCTGCTGGCGGGCTGCGGCAACAGCGCGAGCTCCGGGTCCAGCGACAGCGGGGAATCGGGCCGCAAGGCATCCGGCTCGATGACCTGGAGCGCCTGGGCGAACCCGGGTGAGGCCGAGCGGTTCCGGGAGTACACCAAGCAGTGGAACGAGCGAACTGGCGTCAACGCCACCTTCCAGCTGGTGGTCGGCGACTACCTGGCCAAGCTGATGACCCAGCTGGCCGGAGGCGCGGCACCGGACGCCTTCTACGCCGGCGACGATCAGCTGACCAAGATGATCGAGACCAACAACGTGCTGGCGTTGGACGACTTCCTCGCCTCTGACCAGGCCACCGGTCAGTTCACTGACCACTTCGCCGGTCTGACTGGGTGGATGAAGGGTCCGGACGGCAAGGTCTACGGTCTGCCCAACGACTGCAACCCGATCGTCTTGTGGTTCAACAAGAACATCTTGAACGAGGCTGGCGTCGAGGACCCCGCGGCCCAGCAGGAGGCGGGCACGTGGACGCTCGACGCGTTCGGCGATCTGCTGACCAAGGTCAAGGCGTCCACCGGCAAGGCCGGCAACGTCATCGAGGCCGGTTGGTGGGGCTTCTGGATGGGCTGGCTCAGCGCCCAGGGTGGCACCTTGTTCGACGAGGACGGCAAGGCGGTGTTCGACACCGATGCCAAGTCCCAGGCCACGCTGGAGTGGATCATCGAGCAGCTGAAGAGCGGCACCATGCTGTTCGGTGGGTCGCTGCCCAAGGGGCAGGGCGTGGATGCCATGTTCTACGCGAGCCAGCTCGCCACCATGTCGTATGGTCGGTGGGTACTGCCGAACTTGCGGAAAGTCAAGGCCAAGGTGGACTACGACCTGGTCGTGCTGCCGTCGGAGGACGGCAAGTCGATTCCGAGCGTGCCGGTCGGCACCTCCTCGATCGCGGTGAACGCCAAGGCCAAGAATCCCGAGGCGGCCCAGCTGTTCGTCAGCGACTACACCAATCTGGAGGGTCAGAAGTTCCGGCTTTCCGGTGGTGGCAATGCGCTGCCGACCCTGCCTGGGCTGGAGAGCATCGCGACCGAGAACAACGACCCGCCGCACGGCGGCTGGTTCAACGATCTGACCAAGGTCGGCTGGGGCACGCCGAAGGCGATCTACTCCTCGCCGGAGGTGGGCTCGAGGCTGCCGCTGCTGGTCACCAAGCTGTTCGGCAGGGAGTCGCTGCCGACCCTGACGGCCAAGAGCTTCTCGGAGCAGGTCGTCGGACTGCTCAACGGCTGAGGTTGGCATGACCCGGCGTGTCACCCTGGCTGATGTGGCGGCGCGCGCCGGAGTGTCCAAGACCGCGGCCAGTCTGGTGCTCAACGATCGGCCCGGATCCCGGCTCTCGGCGCATGTCGTGAGTCGGGTCCGGGCCGTCGCTGCCGAACTCGACTACCGGCCGAACCCGGCCGCTCGCACCCTCCGCCAGGGCAGGAATCGCACCATCGGCTTCGTCTCCGACGAGGTGACCATCACTCGCTATGCCTCGGCGATGATCAGGGGAGCGCTCGACGTCGCACAGCAGCACGACCACACGGTGCTGATCACCGAGACCGGGACGAACCGGGACTGGCGGGAGCGCGCGGTTCAGGTGGTCGCCGACCAGCGCCCGAGCGGTCTGATCTTCGCACTGATGGGGGCCAAGCAGATCGACGTGCCGACCCTCGTCGAGGGCTTCCCGGTCGTGATCTTGAACGGGACCAGCTCCGCCGGACACCGGGCGGTGCTGCCGGACGAGTATGCGGCCGGATCGCAGGTCGCCGACGTGCTGCTGACCGCCGGTCACCGGCAGATCGGCATCATCGGGCTGCCGTCGGGTGGAGAGCTCGATCCCCGTATCTCGGTCACCATCGGCGAGCGGATCGCCGGAATTCGTGCGGTTCTCGACGGGGCAGCGGTCGCCCCGGTCGGGATGTCCGTGCCCGTCGGGGCGACGGGGGTCGTGTGGGAGCCGGAGACCGGCTTCGCGGCAATGCAGCGCATCCTCACCGAGCATCCCGAGCTCACGGCGGTGATCTGCCTGAACGACCGGCTCGCCTTCGGTGCCTACCAGGCCATCCAGGAGAGTGACCGGCGGATTCCGGACGACATCTCGGTGGTCTCCTTCGACGACGACGAGGTGGCGGCCTATCTGCACCCGCCGCTCACCACGGCGCGGATTCCCTATCTGCGAATGGGGGAGCTGGCGATGGCCATGGCACTCGGTGTGGAGTCGGGGGCGCCGGAGCTTTCGCCCGGGGAGCCGCGGACGGTGCCGATGCCGATCCAGCATCGTGGCTCGGTCGGTCCTCCTCGTTAGCTGCGGGATCGTCTCCGTAGTCGGAGATCATCCCGCAGCTAGTGGTGCCTAACGAGCGGACTACCGCCCTGCTCGCTTGGCCGAGTGGACCTCGGCGCATACCGTCTTCTCATGCGAAAGGTGCGGCGATGAGCATCGAGCCTGGTGTCCGGCCGTGGTTTACCACCGGTTCGCCGTACGAGGAACTGGTGTTGCCCTATTACCCGTCCGCGGCACTGCAACGGTTGCGGAACCGTCGGCGCAGGTTCATCTCCCGGATCGTCAGCCTGGTGATCACGCTAGGGATCATGATCGCCATCTATGTCTGGCAGCCTGCGCAGTTCGTGGGTGTCTCGTTGTGGCTGGTGTACGGGATCGTGCTCGCGATCTCGCTGGGGTTCGCGGTCTTCGCGCTGATCGGCTGGTTGCAGGCACGCAGGATCGTCGCCGGGCTGGGTCAGGGGATCGCGCTGCGCCTGGGCCGGCCCGGCGTGGAGATCGGCGGAGCGTACGTGCCCTGGGCCGAGCTCAGCTCGCTGACCGTGCGGAAGGGCAAGCTCGGACACGGCCCGCAGTTCACCGTGACCCGCGGCGACGGGCAGCGTCTCGCGGTGCCGCTCGATCAGCTCGACGTGTTTCCAGCCACGCTGGACAGCACTGCACGGGCGTACTCCGGGGGCCGGTTCGGCGTCGACCTCACCGCATTGGGCAACTGAGTCACTGGCCGGAGCGGACCACTGCCGCTCCTGGTCACAGGGTTGTCGGACGCCCTTGGGTCACCGCACCGGACTCTGAGAGACTGAGCCGTGCTGGACCAGCGCGTCGGTGCCCGCCGGCGGACGTCTGTCCACGAGTTTCGCCCCGGAGTTCCACCCAAAGGAAGTCCAGCCAAGGAAGTCCAACCCAGAGAAGAGTGACGCAATGCCTATCGCAACCCCCGAGGTCTACGCCGAGATGCTCGACCGGGCCAAGCAGAACCACTTCGCCTACCCCGCCATCAATGTGAGCTCCTCGCAGACCTTGAATGCTGCGCTGCAGGGCTTCACCGAGGCCGGGTCCGACGGCATCATCCAGGTCTCCACCGGGGGCGCGGAGTACCTGTCGGGACCGACGGTCAAGAACATGGTCACCGGCAGCGTGGCGTTGGCCGAGTATGCGCACGTGGTCGCCAAGAACTACCCGGTCACCGTCGCCCTGCACACCGATCACTGCCCCAAGCCCAAGCTCGAGGGTTTTGTCCGGCCGCTGCTGGCGATCTCGACCGAGCGAGTCAAGAACGGCCAGAACCCGCTGTTCCAGTCGCACATGTGGGACGGCTCGGCCGTGCCGGTCGAAGAGAACCTGGCGATCGCCGACGAACTGCTCGCCCTCACCAACGCGGCCAAGATCGTCCTCGAGATCGAGGTCGGGGTCGTCGGCGGTGAGGAGGACGGCGTCTCGAACGAGATCAACGACAAGTTGTACACCACCGTCGAGGACGGGCTGCGGACCATCGAGGTGCTCGGGTCGGGGGAGAAGGGCCGTTACATCACCGCTCTCACCTTCGGCAACGTGCACGGTGTCTACAAGCCGGGCTCGGTCAAGCTGCGGCCCGAGGTGTTGAAGGACATCCAGGAGCAGGTCGGCGCGAAGATCGGCAAGGAGAACCCGTTCGACCTGGTCTTCCACGGTGGCTCCGGCTCGACTCTGGCCGAGATCCGGGCGGCCGTCGACTACGGCGTGGTGAAGATGAACATCGACACCGACACTCAGTACGCCTTCACTCGTCCGGTCGCCGGGCACATGTTCACCAACTACGACGGTGTGCTGAAGGTGGACGGCGAGGTCGGCAACAAGAAGGCCTACGACCCGCGGGCCTGGGGCAAGGCCGCCGAGGCGGGCATGGCCGCTCGGATCGCCACCGCGTGTGAGGATCTGCGCAGCGCCGGGACCTCGCTGAGCGCCTGATCTGTTGGTCCGGTTGAGGGGGGTGGTGTCCGACATCACCCCCTTCTGCTTCCTCGCCCCGGCAGATAAC from Microlunatus phosphovorus NM-1 includes:
- a CDS encoding FadR/GntR family transcriptional regulator, with amino-acid sequence MGYLSDSRTGMRPVFPRQSAVGYVLDDLRDAIEAGIIRVGDRLPSESSLAAQYSVSRSVIREVLRASAALGLTVTRTGRGTFVVGRRPHELVFGNYSAGDLLEVRPHIEVPAAGLAALRRTEEDLAHIQDLIERMDAETDLKVWNGLDVTFHLAIAEASKNPVFAEVIRSIRSAMSIQSAMVNEQSHGRRAEGDAEHRSIAAAIARGSAGEAEDAMRYHLDQVVEIVTRSLTVSSPSSDRISSG
- a CDS encoding amino acid permease; its protein translation is MTQVDTRPSDDPSAHLNAEQVGYKQTLGRRHVQMIAIGGAIGTGLFLGSASRLHNVGPALLLSYAFVGVIAYFLMRALGELVLHRPTSGAFVSYMREFFGERAAFVTGWLYWLNWALTGIAELSAVGLYMQYWFPTLPTWVTVLVALAVVLSINLLSARAFGEFEFWAAIGKVGAIVVFLAVGTIVVVFGMNVGDHKAGISNLWSNPGGFWPTMDPYNWYGPLLVMSGVVFAYAAIEMVGVAAGEMEDSEREVPKAVNAVIFRIAVFYCGSILLLVCMLPTQEYTAGTSPFVTVFDRMGLNWMAALIQAILIIAAMSSLNSGLYSTGRVLRSLGMSKQAPAFTLKMSSQGVPWAGIVMTSVAFILGAVLNAVAPDAFEIALEASAICIVFTWSTIFLCQLRLRSLVNKGVIPPSKFPAPGYPWTSYIGLAFLVFVLVGMLISGWQSSPYFWHKTNFLVVVFGIPIIIALLAIGWKVAKPGVMAHTNGRIAPVWSDSGPTYGAGATPDVLDSNENDDQPNPEAK
- a CDS encoding glutamate ABC transporter substrate-binding protein, with product MKSTIGKVLAAAVAVVCTATLAACGSSEGPNPNPSLVPGASPGGSLRIGISFDQPGLGMQDGDKYTGFDVITATYIAKSLGVTEENINWVEANPANRENLLASGAVDLVLSTYSITDERKQVVDFAGPYFVAHQDLLVRRNEEEITGPKTLDGRLLCSVTGTTSAALVKEQYKGKIELREYARFSECVDALNRSEVDAVTTDDVILAGFAAEPQYKGKLRVVGKGFSDENYGVGIKKGNTELVEQVNTALKEYIADGSWKAALDQTVRPSGYKIPAPPTPGS
- a CDS encoding putative nucleotidyltransferase substrate binding domain-containing protein; amino-acid sequence: MDTTATELADFLLAYQPFASLDPDAVASMAAAARVERFQAGELILDAFRDPNSEMFVVVDGQVDLWNERDRILELPNERLRAGAVFGFSSMLTERSVGPRAVAAGPTTVAAIPAAVVGPALTSPEGAKFLAEHVSSAIARGTQHPTYSLIDDLISHQPLVVEASSSAYEVARQMTEAGRGYAVVGRGEGTYAVVSDAALRRELIVAGRAATTPVGDLLDEPAPAVHLGDSATEALILLLESEQDFLVVTDAAGRLCGVVAPRDFAVSPTTAGVSLHEQLRRAPDIEELVARGRRVLSTLDHLLAGGLTPDRVISIYSTMIDALIRRAITLVFEEHPGLSLDAFAWLSLGSNGRREAVPSSDADTAVAFADDLPEPEHDRYRRAFGEVHAVLSKAGLSGDHHGATAAHAPFSRTSKAWRAAALDWMSDPGKNKGAVMASLLVDGRAIFGDPALLGVAQVFTDLRRHPGTMRLLLQESLARRAKRNTMLDTLRGRDDSFDIKRRAILPVVNLARWSASSVGSSALSTVTRLEDAAGSAMLPATRAANLVEAFQVLQRLRLRYQLNQLRHGIRPTDLMVLDDLSPIDRSLVQQSVREVAAAQRRMDNVSQYVPIESWTAPEDG
- a CDS encoding GntR family transcriptional regulator, which produces MQRELGGGSYGGYRVERPLGSATTKRAQVRAILEQLIEAELSPGDAIPSERVLVVRLGVSRVTVRQAIADLVEAGVLERVHGKGTYVTGPQIDSRLHLTSFSREMRDRGLLPATVVLSASEEAAADDVSYALRIRPGRPVVRVERLRTADGTPMAYEVGYYPSILFPGLLQRELGSLYDVFASEYGVVVTSGEQTVRAESADAQQARVLGTTKRAPLLVQERVTYAGDRAIELSTSWYRADRYRIHMAITPRGAREN